The Synechococcus sp. WH 8016 genome includes a region encoding these proteins:
- a CDS encoding iron uptake porin, with the protein MSLTLLALLSASDLNIANASDRKATHFTATDFKATDFKATELNINGVSDYAASSASNSREQVTSITQFSDVYPTDWAYQALSNLIERYGCVAGYPNGTYRGNRAMTRYEAAALLNACLDRVTEVTDELKRLMKEFEKELAILKGRVDGLEARVGELEATQFSTTTKLKGVATFVIGANSFGGNAEQVDGQKRADAAAAQSGAVSFNYDLQITLDTSFTGKDLFRTMLRAGNFGNSAFGGDGYVGLDALEIAFEEPSGADSLGVERIYYQFPIGAGFTATVGAYVQQDDMLAVWPSAYPADTVLDFFTYAGAPATYNSALGAGGGLWWQSNDFIISANYLSTNGAFSNPGNASDGLFDDTCGAGTGGLATDCAGSNGTVQIAYAPENWGLAAAYNYTSKNAGTLYAGNGTPLANSFT; encoded by the coding sequence TTGAGTCTCACATTGCTCGCTCTGTTGTCGGCATCTGACTTAAATATTGCGAACGCTTCAGATCGAAAGGCCACTCACTTCACAGCGACTGACTTCAAAGCCACTGACTTCAAAGCGACTGAGCTGAACATCAACGGTGTTTCTGACTACGCCGCCAGCTCTGCATCGAACAGCCGCGAGCAAGTCACCAGCATCACTCAGTTTTCCGACGTTTACCCAACCGACTGGGCTTATCAGGCACTTAGCAACCTGATCGAGCGCTACGGCTGTGTGGCTGGATACCCCAACGGCACCTACCGCGGTAACAGGGCGATGACTCGCTATGAAGCGGCTGCTCTGTTGAACGCTTGTCTCGACCGCGTCACCGAAGTGACCGACGAGCTGAAGCGCCTGATGAAAGAGTTCGAAAAAGAACTCGCCATCCTCAAGGGCCGTGTTGACGGTTTGGAAGCTCGCGTTGGCGAACTGGAAGCAACTCAGTTCTCCACCACCACCAAGCTGAAAGGTGTAGCCACCTTCGTGATCGGTGCTAACAGCTTCGGCGGAAACGCTGAGCAAGTCGACGGCCAGAAGCGTGCTGATGCTGCTGCCGCTCAGTCTGGTGCTGTGAGTTTCAACTACGACCTCCAGATAACTCTCGACACGAGCTTTACCGGTAAGGATCTTTTCCGCACCATGCTCCGTGCCGGGAACTTCGGTAACTCTGCTTTTGGTGGTGATGGCTATGTCGGTCTTGATGCCTTGGAGATTGCGTTTGAAGAGCCTTCAGGTGCAGACAGCCTTGGTGTAGAACGTATTTATTATCAATTTCCTATTGGTGCGGGCTTCACTGCAACTGTTGGTGCTTATGTGCAACAGGACGATATGTTGGCTGTCTGGCCTAGTGCTTACCCAGCTGACACTGTTCTTGACTTCTTCACCTACGCCGGTGCTCCTGCGACCTATAACTCTGCTCTCGGAGCCGGCGGTGGTCTTTGGTGGCAATCTAATGATTTCATAATCAGTGCTAATTATCTGAGCACCAACGGAGCTTTCTCGAATCCAGGGAATGCGTCCGATGGTCTTTTCGATGACACATGTGGAGCAGGCACTGGCGGTCTCGCTACCGATTGTGCTGGCTCCAACGGAACTGTTCAGATTGCATACGCTCCTGAGAATTGGGGCCTCGCAGCTGCTTACAACTACACCTCAAAAAATGCTGGCACTCTCTACGCCGGTAATGGCACTCCATTGGCCAATTCATTCACCAG
- the dnaK gene encoding molecular chaperone DnaK produces the protein MGKVVGIDLGTTNSCVSVMEGGKPTVIANAEGFRTTPSVVAYTKNQDQLVGQIAKRQAVMNTDNTFYSVKRFIGRRVDEVNDESKEVSYSVEKAGSNVKVKCPVLDKQFAPEEVSAQVLRKLAEDAGKYLGETVTQAVITVPAYFNDSQRQATKDAGKIAGLEVLRIINEPTAAALAYGLDKKSNERILVFDLGGGTFDVSVLEVGDGVFEVLSTSGDTHLGGDDFDKVIVDHLADSFKSNEGIDLRQDKQALQRLTEAAEKAKIELSSATQSEINLPFITATPEGPKHLDLTLTRGKFEELASKLIDRCRIPVEQALKDAKLSSSELDEIVMVGGSTRIPAVLELVKRTTGKDPNQTVNPDEVVAIGAAIQGGVLAGEVKDILLLDVTPLSLGVETLGGVMTKMITRNTTVPTKKSETYSTAVDGQTNVEIHVLQGEREMASDNKSLGTFRLDGIPSAPRGVPQIEVTFDIDANGILSVTAKDKGSGKEQSISITGASTLSDNEVEKMVRDAESNASADKEKREKIDLKNQAETLVYQAEKQLAELGDKVDADAKSKVEEKSTKLKEATEKEDFESMKTLLEELQQELYTVGASVYQQAGAEAAASGDDGAATGNSGDGSSNAGDDVIDAEFTETK, from the coding sequence ATGGGCAAGGTTGTCGGCATTGATTTAGGTACCACCAACAGTTGTGTCTCGGTGATGGAGGGCGGCAAGCCCACCGTTATCGCCAATGCTGAGGGCTTTCGCACCACGCCATCGGTGGTGGCCTACACAAAAAACCAGGATCAGCTGGTCGGTCAGATCGCCAAGCGTCAAGCGGTGATGAACACCGACAACACGTTTTATTCCGTCAAACGTTTCATCGGACGTCGTGTTGATGAAGTGAATGATGAATCCAAAGAGGTGAGTTATTCAGTTGAGAAGGCAGGCTCGAACGTCAAAGTCAAATGTCCTGTTCTCGACAAGCAGTTCGCCCCTGAAGAGGTGAGTGCCCAGGTGCTGCGCAAGCTGGCTGAAGATGCAGGTAAGTACCTCGGTGAAACGGTGACCCAAGCGGTTATCACCGTGCCCGCCTATTTCAACGATTCTCAGCGCCAAGCCACGAAAGACGCCGGCAAGATCGCTGGCCTTGAAGTGCTGCGCATCATCAATGAGCCCACCGCTGCGGCGTTGGCTTACGGCCTCGACAAAAAAAGCAACGAACGCATTCTTGTCTTCGACCTTGGCGGCGGCACCTTCGATGTGTCTGTGCTGGAAGTCGGTGATGGCGTGTTTGAAGTGCTCTCCACTTCAGGTGACACGCATCTTGGCGGCGATGACTTCGACAAAGTGATTGTTGACCATCTCGCCGACAGCTTCAAATCCAACGAAGGCATTGATCTTCGTCAGGACAAGCAGGCTCTGCAGCGTCTGACCGAAGCGGCTGAGAAAGCAAAAATTGAGCTGTCGAGCGCGACCCAGAGCGAAATCAACTTGCCCTTCATCACGGCGACTCCTGAAGGACCCAAGCATCTCGATCTCACCCTGACGCGCGGCAAGTTTGAAGAGCTGGCTTCCAAGCTGATCGATCGTTGCCGCATCCCAGTTGAGCAGGCTTTGAAAGATGCCAAGCTTTCATCAAGTGAGCTTGACGAGATTGTGATGGTGGGTGGTTCCACCAGGATTCCGGCTGTGCTGGAGCTTGTGAAGCGCACCACCGGCAAGGATCCCAATCAGACCGTGAACCCTGATGAGGTGGTGGCTATCGGAGCCGCCATTCAAGGCGGTGTGTTGGCCGGTGAAGTCAAAGACATCTTGCTCCTTGATGTCACACCTCTATCTCTGGGCGTCGAGACGCTCGGGGGGGTGATGACGAAAATGATTACGAGGAACACCACCGTTCCAACCAAAAAATCTGAGACTTACTCCACGGCTGTGGATGGTCAGACCAACGTGGAAATTCACGTGCTCCAGGGTGAGCGCGAGATGGCTTCCGACAACAAGAGTCTTGGGACCTTCCGTCTGGATGGCATCCCCTCTGCCCCTCGCGGTGTGCCTCAGATCGAAGTCACGTTCGACATCGATGCCAATGGCATTTTGAGCGTGACTGCGAAGGACAAGGGCAGCGGCAAAGAGCAGTCGATTTCGATCACAGGCGCCTCCACCCTTTCTGACAATGAAGTCGAGAAGATGGTGAGGGATGCCGAGAGCAATGCCAGTGCTGATAAGGAGAAGCGCGAGAAGATTGACCTGAAGAATCAGGCTGAAACTCTTGTGTATCAAGCCGAAAAGCAACTGGCTGAACTCGGCGACAAGGTTGACGCCGACGCCAAGTCCAAGGTTGAAGAGAAGTCCACCAAGCTCAAGGAAGCAACGGAAAAAGAGGACTTTGAGTCGATGAAGACCCTCCTTGAGGAGTTACAGCAGGAGCTATACACCGTTGGTGCATCTGTTTACCAACAGGCGGGTGCTGAGGCAGCAGCTTCTGGTGATGATGGTGCCGCTACTGGTAACTCTGGCGATGGATCCAGTAATGCTGGTGATGATGTCATTGACGCTGAATTCACGGAAACGAAGTAA
- a CDS encoding shikimate dehydrogenase — protein MSHSLSPVMQNAALKVMGLDWSFMALPCSADDLASVLKGLEAVGCRGLNVTIPHKQAVSLLCKELSPLAQRLGAVNTLTPLPRGGWHGHNTDVEGFLAPLLQNHPDWSERRAVVVGCGGSARAVVAGLQDVNPSEITIVGRRAETLEPFCSSLQQGRPTNAVRLQPLLNNDPQLQTRIQQADLVVNTTPIGMSSHQPDQGPALPLGEDIWNNLSAHTVLYDLIYTPRPTPWLQRGETLGCRTYDGLEMLVQQGAAALRRWSGIDEIPVDVMRKAALKNLSHS, from the coding sequence GTGAGCCACTCACTCTCACCGGTCATGCAAAACGCAGCTCTGAAGGTGATGGGGCTCGACTGGAGCTTCATGGCACTGCCCTGTAGCGCTGATGATCTCGCCAGCGTGCTCAAGGGACTAGAGGCCGTGGGGTGCCGTGGGCTCAACGTCACCATCCCCCATAAACAGGCCGTCTCGCTGCTCTGTAAGGAACTCAGCCCGCTAGCTCAACGACTTGGGGCCGTCAACACGCTGACTCCTTTGCCCCGTGGTGGCTGGCACGGGCACAACACCGATGTAGAAGGCTTTCTCGCCCCGCTCCTACAAAATCATCCGGACTGGAGCGAAAGGCGAGCCGTGGTGGTGGGTTGTGGAGGAAGCGCCCGGGCGGTTGTAGCGGGTTTGCAGGACGTCAACCCAAGCGAAATCACAATCGTGGGGCGTCGGGCTGAAACACTCGAACCGTTTTGCAGCTCGCTCCAGCAAGGAAGACCAACCAACGCTGTCCGGTTACAACCTCTTTTAAACAACGACCCACAACTGCAAACCCGAATTCAACAAGCAGATCTGGTGGTCAACACCACCCCGATTGGCATGAGCAGCCATCAGCCTGATCAAGGTCCCGCTCTGCCGCTCGGCGAAGACATCTGGAACAACCTCTCTGCTCACACCGTGCTCTACGACCTGATCTACACACCACGACCCACGCCATGGCTGCAGCGCGGGGAAACATTGGGCTGCCGCACCTATGACGGCCTGGAGATGCTGGTGCAGCAAGGGGCCGCCGCTCTCCGGCGTTGGAGTGGCATTGATGAGATTCCGGTGGACGTGATGCGGAAAGCAGCTCTCAAAAACCTGAGCCATTCCTAA
- a CDS encoding Tic20 family protein → MPIPIWQRLLGLLVYVLPWSDAIPIGQHLLIQFPVLQWLTLPALPLFILERGIPFGLGNLLVFFLLFLAVVRNPNVPYFIRFNTLQALLVDIIVVIISYAFAILPIGGGLMMRTLSSTVVVGVLAVVIFALIECSRGREPDLPGLSQAVRMQLY, encoded by the coding sequence GTGCCCATCCCCATCTGGCAGCGCCTGCTTGGTTTGTTGGTTTATGTGTTGCCTTGGAGCGATGCCATCCCCATCGGCCAACACCTGCTTATTCAATTCCCTGTGTTGCAGTGGCTGACCCTGCCGGCCTTGCCTCTCTTCATTTTGGAGCGGGGAATTCCTTTTGGTCTGGGGAACCTTCTGGTGTTTTTCTTGTTGTTCTTAGCGGTGGTGAGGAATCCAAACGTTCCTTACTTCATTCGCTTCAACACCTTGCAAGCTCTGTTGGTTGACATCATTGTGGTGATTATTAGCTATGCGTTCGCCATCCTGCCCATCGGTGGCGGATTGATGATGCGCACCCTTTCCAGCACGGTGGTGGTGGGTGTTCTGGCGGTCGTGATCTTTGCCCTGATCGAGTGTTCTCGAGGTCGTGAGCCCGACCTGCCCGGCTTAAGTCAAGCGGTTCGCATGCAGTTGTACTGA
- the rpsF gene encoding 30S ribosomal protein S6, giving the protein MTQQPYYETMYILRPDIPEEEVESHVTKYRDILAEAGAEVLDNQMRGKRRLAYPIAKHKEGIYVQLSHNGDGQQVGVIEKAMRLSEDVIRYLTVKQEGPLPAPRVAPGTEAPAEPEAAAPA; this is encoded by the coding sequence ATGACCCAACAGCCTTATTACGAGACCATGTACATCCTCCGTCCGGATATTCCGGAAGAGGAAGTGGAGTCTCACGTAACCAAGTACCGCGACATCTTGGCTGAAGCGGGTGCCGAGGTTCTCGACAATCAAATGCGCGGCAAGCGTCGTCTGGCCTATCCGATCGCCAAGCACAAAGAAGGCATCTACGTGCAGCTGAGCCACAACGGTGATGGCCAACAAGTGGGTGTCATCGAAAAAGCGATGCGTCTCAGTGAAGATGTCATCCGTTATCTCACCGTGAAGCAAGAAGGCCCCTTGCCTGCTCCTCGCGTGGCACCAGGAACAGAAGCACCAGCAGAGCCAGAAGCCGCTGCTCCTGCCTGA
- a CDS encoding argininosuccinate synthase, which produces MGRATKVVLAYSGGVDTSVCIPYLKQEWGVEEVITFAADLGQGDELEPIRLKALEAGASQSLVGDLIKPFIEEFAFPAIRANALYEGRYPLSTALARPLIARRLVEVAREVGADAVAHGCTGKGNDQVRFDVAIASLAPDLKVLTPAREWGMSREETIAYGERFGMPSPVSKKSPYSIDLNLLGRSIEAGPLEDPMVAPPEEVFAMTRSVDQAPNDAEEIEIQFEGGNPVAINGKRLDPVALIREANRLAGTHGIGRLDMIENRVVGIKSREIYETPGLLLLIQAHQELESLTLAADVLRTKRQLEMQWADLVYQGLWFGPLKDALDGFMDRTQVHVNGVVRLRLHKGNATVTGRSSTDNSLYVPEMASYGSEDTFDHRAAEGFIYVWGLPTRLWAAKHRR; this is translated from the coding sequence ATGGGACGCGCAACCAAAGTCGTTCTTGCCTATTCCGGTGGGGTGGACACCAGCGTCTGCATCCCCTATCTCAAGCAGGAGTGGGGTGTGGAGGAGGTGATCACCTTCGCTGCTGATCTCGGTCAGGGCGATGAACTGGAACCCATACGACTCAAGGCCCTTGAGGCGGGAGCCAGTCAGTCTTTGGTTGGTGATCTCATTAAGCCCTTCATCGAGGAATTCGCCTTTCCAGCGATTCGCGCGAATGCCTTATATGAGGGTCGCTATCCCCTCTCAACAGCCTTGGCGCGTCCCTTGATCGCCCGTCGGCTCGTGGAGGTGGCACGAGAGGTAGGCGCTGATGCTGTGGCCCATGGCTGCACCGGCAAGGGAAACGATCAGGTGCGTTTTGATGTGGCGATTGCTTCGCTTGCACCCGATTTGAAGGTGTTAACCCCAGCGCGTGAATGGGGCATGAGCCGGGAGGAAACGATTGCCTATGGCGAGCGGTTTGGCATGCCATCCCCCGTGAGCAAAAAATCCCCGTATTCGATCGACCTCAACCTGCTCGGGCGCAGCATTGAAGCTGGTCCCTTGGAAGACCCGATGGTGGCACCACCTGAAGAGGTCTTTGCCATGACCCGTTCCGTGGATCAAGCCCCTAACGATGCCGAGGAGATCGAGATTCAGTTTGAAGGTGGCAATCCTGTGGCCATCAATGGCAAACGGCTGGACCCCGTGGCCTTGATCCGGGAAGCCAACCGCTTGGCAGGCACCCATGGCATTGGTCGTCTCGACATGATCGAGAACCGTGTGGTGGGAATCAAAAGTCGGGAGATTTACGAAACGCCTGGATTGCTGCTGTTGATTCAGGCGCATCAGGAGTTGGAGAGTCTCACCCTTGCTGCCGATGTGTTGCGGACAAAGCGCCAGCTTGAGATGCAATGGGCCGATCTCGTCTATCAGGGCCTTTGGTTTGGTCCTCTCAAAGATGCCCTTGATGGCTTCATGGATCGCACTCAGGTGCATGTGAATGGGGTCGTGCGCCTGAGGCTTCACAAGGGCAATGCCACGGTCACCGGTAGATCCTCTACAGACAACAGCTTGTACGTCCCCGAGATGGCCTCATACGGCAGCGAAGACACGTTTGATCATCGTGCTGCTGAGGGCTTTATCTATGTTTGGGGCTTACCCACGCGCTTGTGGGCCGCCAAGCATCGGCGTTGA
- a CDS encoding DUF3134 domain-containing protein: MSSELSALDNINPALTRYGRKEPAPVLPLREEPDLLSWLETSGRLVEDEESSTAEVSTVEEEELSALMGEKEDYNAADEQTEENWED, encoded by the coding sequence GTGTCGTCTGAGTTGAGCGCCCTCGACAACATCAATCCAGCTCTGACGCGTTATGGGCGGAAGGAACCTGCACCGGTGCTGCCCCTGCGCGAAGAGCCCGATTTGCTCAGCTGGCTGGAAACCAGTGGCCGCCTTGTAGAAGACGAGGAGTCCAGCACAGCTGAAGTGAGCACCGTGGAAGAAGAAGAGCTCTCTGCTCTCATGGGCGAGAAAGAGGATTACAACGCTGCCGATGAGCAAACAGAAGAGAATTGGGAAGATTGA
- the mraY gene encoding phospho-N-acetylmuramoyl-pentapeptide-transferase — translation MNDAQETPPPLQGKVSAAVLAVVVVAAAFASDRWIPNSLLSLPLLIATLIAAIVTWWGVPKLRDLKLGQVIREEGPQAHLNKSGTPTMGGLLVVPVGVIVGGLISWSGRPAEQLLAVAFITLAYMVVGGIDDWRSLTKHTNTGLTPRGKLLLQALAAVIFLIWAGMRGWIGGDVALPFDITLPLGWLIWPLAVFVFLAESNATNLTDGLDGLAAGCGALVFTGMALQLTLRGNSGDPNLAGFCMAMAGCWIGFLVHNRNPAQVFMGDTGSLAMGGALTAVALLTNSLWPLLVMGGVFLAESLSVIIQVWVFKATKGADGVGRRVFRMSPLHHHFELGGTAEQTVVPGFWLATMGLVLIGLALRPL, via the coding sequence GTGAACGACGCACAAGAGACTCCTCCACCCCTTCAGGGGAAAGTCTCTGCGGCTGTGCTTGCCGTTGTTGTGGTTGCAGCAGCGTTCGCATCAGACCGCTGGATCCCCAACAGCCTGCTGAGCCTCCCTTTGCTGATAGCGACCTTGATCGCTGCAATCGTGACCTGGTGGGGGGTACCCAAGCTCCGTGACTTAAAGCTGGGGCAAGTGATCCGAGAAGAAGGGCCTCAGGCCCATCTCAACAAATCAGGCACCCCCACCATGGGTGGACTGCTGGTGGTGCCGGTCGGCGTGATCGTGGGCGGCCTGATCAGCTGGAGCGGTCGACCGGCTGAACAACTCTTAGCCGTGGCCTTCATCACACTCGCCTACATGGTGGTGGGAGGAATTGACGATTGGCGCAGTCTCACCAAACACACGAACACGGGTTTAACGCCACGCGGAAAATTACTTCTTCAAGCCCTAGCCGCTGTGATCTTTCTGATCTGGGCAGGAATGCGCGGTTGGATCGGTGGTGATGTGGCCTTGCCGTTTGACATCACCCTTCCCTTGGGCTGGCTGATTTGGCCTCTTGCCGTTTTTGTGTTTTTAGCCGAAAGCAACGCCACCAACCTCACCGATGGCTTGGATGGTCTTGCCGCCGGTTGCGGGGCCCTAGTGTTCACCGGCATGGCACTCCAGCTCACATTGCGGGGAAACAGCGGAGACCCAAACCTTGCTGGGTTCTGCATGGCCATGGCGGGCTGCTGGATTGGTTTCCTTGTGCACAATCGCAATCCAGCCCAAGTGTTTATGGGCGACACCGGCTCTCTAGCCATGGGCGGCGCTCTCACGGCTGTGGCCCTACTCACAAACAGCCTTTGGCCCTTGCTGGTGATGGGTGGAGTGTTCCTAGCGGAATCCCTCTCCGTGATCATACAAGTGTGGGTTTTTAAAGCAACCAAAGGCGCTGATGGTGTGGGTCGCCGGGTGTTCCGAATGTCGCCCTTGCACCACCATTTCGAATTAGGAGGAACAGCAGAACAAACGGTAGTACCGGGATTTTGGTTGGCAACGATGGGGCTCGTATTAATCGGTTTAGCCTTGCGCCCCCTCTAA
- a CDS encoding ParA family protein gives MFVTTFGQKGGVAKTCTSIHLAAHWANSGRSVVLVDSDRNRSATAYASRGLLPFDVVPMEAAAKATRGAEIVVTDGQASSNEEELKNLVEGSDFIVLPTTAQSRSIELTVEMSCMLNKFDIPYAALIVKADARKKASIQLARSILSGFNVQVLDTEIPLLNAFENAETEGVTVDRAVTKSGRSDRRRMSGFFAYSQACHEIELLMPKPKVVPMPMGWNLSRLEDRAA, from the coding sequence GTGTTTGTTACTACTTTTGGGCAAAAAGGAGGAGTAGCTAAAACTTGCACAAGCATTCATCTTGCTGCTCATTGGGCCAATAGTGGCCGCTCTGTTGTCCTGGTTGATTCTGATCGCAATCGATCAGCCACTGCATACGCCTCAAGAGGTTTGCTCCCGTTTGATGTTGTGCCGATGGAAGCGGCGGCAAAAGCAACAAGAGGTGCGGAAATTGTCGTGACTGATGGTCAGGCCAGTAGCAATGAAGAGGAACTAAAGAATCTAGTGGAAGGGTCTGATTTTATTGTTCTCCCTACAACGGCACAAAGTAGATCAATAGAATTAACGGTAGAAATGTCATGCATGCTCAATAAGTTTGATATCCCTTATGCAGCACTCATTGTGAAGGCAGATGCGAGAAAGAAGGCTTCGATTCAACTTGCTCGGAGTATCTTGAGTGGTTTCAATGTCCAAGTTCTTGACACAGAGATTCCATTGTTGAATGCTTTTGAAAATGCTGAGACTGAGGGAGTCACTGTTGATCGTGCAGTCACGAAAAGTGGGAGATCTGATCGGCGAAGAATGTCGGGATTTTTCGCCTACTCGCAAGCTTGCCATGAAATCGAACTGTTAATGCCGAAGCCAAAGGTTGTTCCTATGCCTATGGGTTGGAATCTTTCACGCTTAGAAGATCGTGCTGCCTAA
- the purT gene encoding formate-dependent phosphoribosylglycinamide formyltransferase — MTTFPKTVMLLGSGELGKEVAIAAQRLGCHVIACDRYAGAPAMQVADQAEVLTMTDPNALKAVVNKHQPDVLIPEIEALAVDALQALEDNGICVIPTARATAVTMNRDRIRNLAAGELALRTARFAYASNAEELHRAAAPLGWPVVVKPVMSSSGKGQSVVHSANELDRAWEIAMAGARGSSAQVIVEEFLDFDLEITLLTIRQHDGTTVFCPPIGHQQANGDYQCSWQPAPISAAQLQQAQTMARTVTDNLGGAGLFGVEFFLCGDEVVFSELSPRPHDTGLVTLISQNLSEFDLHLRAVLGLPIPSITTADAAASRVILAESQGNQVQFSGVEQALTEPDTKLLLFGKQEARPGRRMGVALARGTDINEALAKADRCAAAVKIQVSD; from the coding sequence ATGACGACCTTCCCTAAAACAGTGATGCTGCTCGGCAGCGGCGAACTGGGAAAAGAGGTGGCGATCGCCGCCCAGAGACTGGGTTGCCACGTGATCGCCTGCGACCGTTACGCCGGTGCACCAGCCATGCAGGTCGCTGATCAGGCCGAGGTGCTCACCATGACCGATCCAAACGCCCTGAAGGCTGTTGTAAACAAACATCAGCCGGATGTACTGATCCCAGAAATCGAAGCGCTGGCTGTGGATGCCCTGCAAGCACTGGAAGACAACGGCATCTGCGTCATTCCCACCGCCAGAGCCACTGCAGTCACGATGAATCGCGACCGAATCAGGAATCTGGCGGCAGGCGAACTCGCACTGCGCACCGCACGCTTTGCTTATGCCTCCAATGCAGAGGAGCTCCACCGTGCCGCGGCTCCGTTGGGTTGGCCCGTGGTCGTCAAACCGGTGATGAGTTCATCTGGAAAAGGCCAAAGCGTGGTTCACTCCGCTAATGAATTAGATCGGGCCTGGGAGATCGCCATGGCAGGAGCTCGAGGCAGCTCAGCCCAGGTGATCGTGGAGGAATTTCTTGATTTTGATCTTGAAATCACCCTGCTCACCATTCGTCAACACGATGGAACCACCGTGTTTTGCCCGCCGATTGGTCATCAACAAGCCAACGGCGACTATCAATGCAGTTGGCAGCCCGCGCCGATCTCGGCCGCCCAACTGCAACAGGCCCAAACGATGGCACGCACCGTCACAGACAATCTTGGCGGTGCCGGTTTGTTTGGGGTGGAATTTTTCTTATGTGGCGATGAAGTGGTGTTTTCCGAGCTCTCACCTAGACCTCATGACACCGGTCTGGTGACCTTGATCAGCCAAAACCTGAGCGAATTCGACCTGCATCTCCGTGCCGTTTTGGGCCTACCCATCCCCTCGATCACGACTGCCGATGCTGCGGCCAGCCGCGTGATCCTGGCCGAAAGCCAAGGCAATCAAGTTCAATTCAGTGGTGTGGAACAAGCCCTCACGGAACCAGACACCAAGCTTCTGCTGTTTGGAAAACAAGAGGCCCGGCCAGGGCGTCGAATGGGCGTTGCCTTAGCCCGCGGCACCGATATCAACGAAGCCTTAGCCAAGGCAGACCGCTGTGCAGCGGCGGTCAAGAT